In the genome of Ziziphus jujuba cultivar Dongzao chromosome 10, ASM3175591v1, the window ATTAGCCATGAAAGCTAAGACAGTTAAATTAATATgcatttataattaattcaaaattacaaGTTTTACATGATGTGAAGATGGAATATGCATCTCAATGTCATCAAATACCTCATATAAATCTTACCtctaatatatacacatatttataatatagaaaGCAAGCAAAAGAGTAGCATAATTACCAGGTCAAGGACATGGCAAAGAGCTTTGattccattttcatccatagaaTGGATATGCTCCTCCACCCATTTTCTTAtaaccaaatccaattccaGAAACCCACGTTGTCTGCTCTTGTATAGTAGTCTAACCCCATCCCCatccaaaaagaaatcaaaacatgatcatcatcaccaaaacccaaaaacccaaaacccaatttccaaaaattaaattaaaaaacagagcaaataaaaaagaaaatacatgaTGAATAGGCACCTCTTGCTCTCTTCGTCTGAGAGATCGATAGCAAGCGGGTTGAAATTGTTCAAATAGAAACGATAAAACCCAGCATTTACACAACCCAATAGTGACCTGgaaccaaaaacaataaaaataaaaaaataaaaaaacccaccTAAGAAATTTAGAACTTCACTTTTATTTTCGATTTCTATAttatacttctttttctttttctttttttttttttatctatgcaaaagaaaaaaagaaaaaaaaaaaaaaaagggaagaaacgGCATGAATACCCACCAAAGCAGACTCTCCATGGGAATAAAAGAGGAAGCTCAATTGCTGTTGCTGCAAGGGAGCTGCGGTGGATTGCGGCCATCTATTTTAGAAGTCGATCGACAATCATCAATGTCCTTCTCAAACttgccatttttattttttcagaatgtgagagagagagggaaggagagagaaaatgtgAAAGCCCCTTCAGTCTTTAAACCGTTGTCCATGTTCATAAACCAAGAGGTATGACATACgtcaaaatatatgaatattggtTAACTTTTTACTAGGTAATGTAGGCCCACTTGTATTGGTGACTTGGGGAGAGATTTAGGTTATTTCTCTTAGTACTATAAGTTTAGTATTAAGATTTAGCTACATGGTAGAACTGGCTTTGAGGTGACTTGAGCAAGCATGAGAAAAACTCTTAGTTCAAAAAATACACACATTAAGGTTAGTAAGAAATATTAAATCGATAGTTGTGGTATTTGCAACTACCAATGATACAACCAGTTAAGTTAGAAAAAATAGCTAAATCGGATATTACCAAGGGCAAGAAATCTAGTGGCAAGGGTCCCAGGAGTTCCAGATATTTCTCCATCACTGAAAAATGCTATAAAATGTGGAAGTAATGACAAAGTCACTAGACTTGTATCAAAAATGTGTAGAACTGCATTGAGATTTAGCAGACGAAGAAAATTAGCCTTTAAGGTTTTTATGCTTATGACATAAGGAGATAACAAAGGCTAACAcccaaaaataaagggaaaaaaatacaaactcCCAACACAAACATAAATGTGGATGAGCATAGCAAGGTACTTTCCCATACTGGtagaaatataattattaatttgcggaaataaacaaatattccAGTCTTGAGAACACAAGAGCCCCTTTAAACCATAAAACCTATATTCTTCTCTATCAACCATACACATGGGCAATCTCTTTCAAGATAATTGTGTGAGATGGATATATGGGAAGAGTTAGTGAGAAGCAGAGGAATGGGAAGAGTGgtgacaagaagaagaagaagaaaaagagaaggagAAAGGAGCAAGGAGCAAGGAGTTAGATAAGTCTCCAAACCTACCAGGTTTTGGTTTTAGCCTAAACCAAACTAATTATTAGAAGACATAATTCAAGAAACTCAGATTTAAAGTTCATAAATCAACCTACTCACATAGGATGCTAATCTTTGGCTAACCGGCTTAACAACAAGTTTTATTGCTTCACAACGAATGGGATGAAAATAAAGGCAGCATAGCaatgtaaaataaaagattaaataatacatttacTAGACTATTTTTGTTGCACCATCTGTTTCCATGCATTACTTTTGTCCTTATTTTGGTCAGCACCATCATGCACTATAAGCAAAACATGGAATAGCGTTCTATTTAAATATCAAGAAAACACCATATTTAAATCTCTTTACAGGCTAATACATTCATTTTGAGCTTATCCATAAGGAACTAAGTTAATGCCCCACCTAGCAGTTTTAAAACTAGCAtacttaaaagttttatttttccttgagATCAAAGAACCATGAGATCCTTATCCTCCTTGATCAttatgaaaa includes:
- the LOC107411545 gene encoding uncharacterized protein LOC107411545 isoform X2; this translates as MESLLWSLLGCVNAGFYRFYLNNFNPLAIDLSDEESKRLLYKSRQRGFLELDLVIRKWVEEHIHSMDENGIKALCHVLDLKLVELLFDFPEAEAESTAGYNVNAIFPMSFLCLQEER
- the LOC107411545 gene encoding succinate dehydrogenase assembly factor 2, mitochondrial-like isoform X3; translated protein: MESLLWSLLGCVNAGFYRFYLNNFNPLAIDLSDEESKRCLFIILLYKSRQRGFLELDLVIRKWVEEHIHSMDENGIKALCHVLDLKRKLNQLQAIM
- the LOC107411545 gene encoding succinate dehydrogenase assembly factor 2, mitochondrial-like isoform X4; protein product: MESLLWSLLGCVNAGFYRFYLNNFNPLAIDLSDEESKRLLYKSRQRGFLELDLVIRKWVEEHIHSMDENGIKALCHVLDLKRKLNQLQAIM
- the LOC107411545 gene encoding succinate dehydrogenase assembly factor 2, mitochondrial-like isoform X1 produces the protein MESLLWSLLGCVNAGFYRFYLNNFNPLAIDLSDEESKRCLFIILLYKSRQRGFLELDLVIRKWVEEHIHSMDENGIKALCHVLDLKLVELLFDFPEAEAESTAGYNVNAIFPMSFLCLQEER